TAGAATTCTGGCCCCAATCAATATATCCTGAAGCAAAAACGGTTATTGTAATAGGACTTCCAGTTCAACTTCCAATACTTGAAACAGCTCCATCTATTTATTACCATGAACTTTATAAAACTGTAAATGCTGCTTTAGATTCTAAGGCATATGAACTATCAAATTTTTTGATATTCAGAGGTTATCCTTCAATTTATTTACCTAGAGATGCTTATGGGGATATAGATGTGCTCCTTGAAAAACCATTTGCATTCTTTTCACATAAACATGCAGCATATCTTGCAGGTTTAGGTTCTTTTGGACAGAATAATGTTCTTCTAACTCCAGAATATGGTCCAAGAGTTAGATTCACCTCAATTTTCACAACTGCTAAAATAGAAGGAGATCCAATCAAAAACGAGAGTTTATGCACCAAATGCCTTGCATGTGTTAATGAATGTCCGGTTAATGCAATAAAAAAGGAAGGTGATTTTCCACCTCCAGTAGATAAAATAAAATGCGCCCAAAGAAGTAAAAAACTCAGGAAAGAATATAGATCTCCATGTGGGATATGTATCAAGGTTTGTCCGGTTGGGAAGGACAGAAAAATCTTTAATCGGAAAGATACAGCTTTATATGACAAGAATAAAACTCCTGAAAAATATAGAAATGCATGGGAACATGTAAGGAAATATGGGAGTAAAAAATAGATAGTGATGATTATATTTCATAATTAAAATTAAAACGGTGATTAGATGAAGAATTTATTTGCAGATAGGATGAATAACGTTCACAAATCATTTATAAGGGAGATACTTAAAGTTACGGAGGAACCAGACATCATTTCATTTGCTGGAGGGCTTCCAAACCCCAAATCATTCCCTGTTAAGGAAATAGAAGAAGCAGTATCCAAGGTTTTATCTCAAAATGGTAATGAAATTCTTCAATACAGCACAACAGAAGGATACTTACAACTTCGCGAATATATTGCGGAAAGATACTCAAAAAAAGGTTTAAAGGTCAATGCCGATGAAATACTGATTACAAACGGCTCGCAGCAGGGAATTGACCTTGTAGGCAAGGTTTTTTTAAATAAAGGAGATAAAGTTCTGGTAGAAAGCCCTACATATCTTGCTGCAATTCAATCATTTGGGTTATTTGAACCTGAATTCAAGTCTGTTCCTTTGTTAGAAGATGGTGTAGACATAACTGCTTTACAAAAAACATTTGATGAAAATAAAATTAAATTATTCTATTCGGTCACAAATTTCCAGAATCCAACAGGCATAACCTATTCAAAAGAAAAAAGGCAAGAAGTAGCTGAAATTCTTAAAAATGAAGACACTATTTTTGTAGAAGATAATCCTTACGGTGAAATAAGGTTTTTGGGAGAAGATATACCTCCTGTTAAGTCTTATCTTGAAGATGGAGTTCTTTTCGGTTCATTTTCAAAGATAGTTTCTCCAGGAATGAGACTCGGCTGGATAGTTGCAAATGAGGAGATAATGGAAAAGATAATCATAGCAAAACAGGCTTCAGACCTACATTCTAACTATTTCACTCAGAGGGTTGTTTATCAGTATTTAATTGACAATAATGTTGATGAGCATATAGAAAAAATTAAGAAAATGTATAGGAACCAGAGAAACCTGATGATTTCAATGATTAAAGAGCATTTTCCTGAAAATGTTAAATATACAGAGCCTGAGGGTGGAATGTTCCTTTGGGTTACTCTTCCAGAAGATTTATCCTCTTTGGATCTGTTTGATCTTGCAATTAAAGAAAATGTTGCATTTGTCCCGGGTAATGCATTTTTCGCTGATGGAAGTGGAGAAAATACATTGAGACTCAACTTTTCTAATTCTGATGAAGAAAAAATTGAAGAAGGTATAAAACGGCTTGGGAAGGCTATTTATGGGTTAATTGAGAAATAACTCTTATTAAAATTTAAGTTATATTTCTCAAGTAGATATGTGGCAGAATAAAAGTTGTTTTCTCATTTATTAACGGAAATAATCGAATTATTTAATAGCACTTTAAAGAGAGGAAGCCATGTTTATCATGTATCTCAAGCACCAAACTAATTAAATAATGTATCAATAGATGAACTTCGTGAATGCGGTTTAACTTTAAGAAAAACTGAATATATTAAGTCTATATCTAATGAGATAGAAGTGGAAATTTTGAAAGATTTTGATAGACACAAAATTACCAATAAATAGGATAAATGAAAAAGATTAGCTGATTTTTATATTAAATTGCTGAATTACCAATATAAACATTTAAAATATTAAAAAATAGTATTTGTAATTCAGGCACTTTTTGGTATATCTGAATCTCCAATGTCTTCAGTTACTTCACTGTTTTTTGTGAGATTATAAGCTATTAGAAGACATATAAGAATTATTGGAATTAAGATATCAATATAAAGCGCGTAACCGGCATTTCCAGGCGCCAAATTTCCAGTTTGAGCAATGTTCATAATATGTCCGTATGCAGCACCAAGATAGAATACTGAAATTGCTATTATAGTCGCTATCCAGAAGTTATCCCTGAATTTCCAGCATAAAATACCTAAAATTCCATAGGATAGATTTGCAATTCCCACTTCAAACTGGAATGGACTGCCTGCAGGCCAGCCTATCAACGCAGCAACCATATTGGCCATAAAAACATGCCCTATAAAGCCCCATATTGAACCAAATCCAACCATTACAACTAAAAA
The nucleotide sequence above comes from Methanobacterium sp.. Encoded proteins:
- a CDS encoding 4Fe-4S binding protein translates to MKSLKKEIIEKCRELQIPLVGFAPVSRWEKPPKELPDTFSEWIPVEFWPQSIYPEAKTVIVIGLPVQLPILETAPSIYYHELYKTVNAALDSKAYELSNFLIFRGYPSIYLPRDAYGDIDVLLEKPFAFFSHKHAAYLAGLGSFGQNNVLLTPEYGPRVRFTSIFTTAKIEGDPIKNESLCTKCLACVNECPVNAIKKEGDFPPPVDKIKCAQRSKKLRKEYRSPCGICIKVCPVGKDRKIFNRKDTALYDKNKTPEKYRNAWEHVRKYGSKK
- a CDS encoding PLP-dependent aminotransferase family protein encodes the protein MKNLFADRMNNVHKSFIREILKVTEEPDIISFAGGLPNPKSFPVKEIEEAVSKVLSQNGNEILQYSTTEGYLQLREYIAERYSKKGLKVNADEILITNGSQQGIDLVGKVFLNKGDKVLVESPTYLAAIQSFGLFEPEFKSVPLLEDGVDITALQKTFDENKIKLFYSVTNFQNPTGITYSKEKRQEVAEILKNEDTIFVEDNPYGEIRFLGEDIPPVKSYLEDGVLFGSFSKIVSPGMRLGWIVANEEIMEKIIIAKQASDLHSNYFTQRVVYQYLIDNNVDEHIEKIKKMYRNQRNLMISMIKEHFPENVKYTEPEGGMFLWVTLPEDLSSLDLFDLAIKENVAFVPGNAFFADGSGENTLRLNFSNSDEEKIEEGIKRLGKAIYGLIEK